The Pogoniulus pusillus isolate bPogPus1 chromosome 24, bPogPus1.pri, whole genome shotgun sequence DNA segment GGCTCTGGCCAGGGGCTGCGGCCCTGCCCAACCTACCAGGACGAGGTAACTGTAGTAGTTGAAGCTGGAGCGGTAGAGCCCGTTCAGGTTGAGGTCCACGATGAAGGCTACGATGCCCAGCAGGGCGAAGATGGCACTGATGACATTCATGGTCTGGCTGCCCTTCACCTgcgggcacagagcaggggttttgggggggaggtTCGGGGGCAACAACCGGACCCCAAAGCTCATAGGGGACccagacacacacaccccactggggacaggctgggggtgaCAGCTCAGGCTTTTGGGGTGGGGTTTAATCTTTTCTCCTCCAGGTTGTGCCGTCCAAGGAATAACCTTCCAGAAAAGCTTCCACAggtggctttgtgctgctgggattCAGCCGTGGATCGAGCTGGTTGtcaccaccagcacccaccCCCCTCCTCCCGAAGGCGGGGCAGGGGTGGGACGCTCAGGGCCACTCACCGCACACTCCGTGGGGCTCTTCTCCGCCCCGATGGAGAGACAGCCTGAGATGATGAACTGTGCCAAGAGATGGGGACAAGTCAGGCGCTGCCAAGGTCACCCTCAGCCACCCAAACCCGCCCCGGATACCCGCGGGCACAGCCCCGCAGCTGCCGGGGGCAGCATGAGCCCTCCTGCGGGTGCTTAGTCCTGGAGTTCTTACAGCTGCTGGAGCGGAATCTGCTGTGCCCAGTCCCCAGGGACACGGGTGGGCATGCTGTCCCCTGGGCATCTGTCTCCAGTAGGCATCCCCCACCCCTATTAGCATCCTTCTGGGTGGGCATCCCTCCTGCTGGACatctctctccagcaggcatCCTAGGTGGGCATCCCTTCCTAGTGGGCGTCCTTCTGGGTGAGCAATCCTTCCCTGGTTGCTATCCTCTTCATCTCCTTCCCACCTTGGTGGGCATCTTTTTGGGTGGGCATCTATTTCCAGTGGACGTTTTCCCTGGTGGTCATCCCTTCTGAGTGGGCATCCTCCTTGATGGgacctcctctccttcccatccTTAGTGGGCATCCTTCTGGGTGGACAATTCTCCCTGGTGGGCATCACTTCCTGGCTGACCTTCCTCCTAGTGGGTAACCCCTCCCAGTGGGCATCTCCTCGCTGGTGGGCATCACTTCCTGGCTGACCTTCCTCCTAGTGGATAACCCCTCCCAGTGGGCATCTCCTCGCTGGTGGGCATCACTTCCTAGCTGACCCTCCTCCTAGTGGGTAACCCCTCCCAGGTGGGCATCACTTCCTAGCTGACCCTCCTCCTAGTGGGTAACCCCTCCCAGTGGGCATCTCCTCGCCGGTGggcagccctcccagcccccccagcaCTCACAGAGACGCCGCCCAGGAAGGGGATCTCTCCGATGACGAAGACGGAGGTGTAGACGTTGGTCAGCGTGGTCAGGACAATCCCAAAGCCAATGTGCATGAAGCCAGTCATGATCTGGATGGTCTGTGCCATGGGACAGGGGGACAATAGTGCCAGCTCACCCCCAGGGTTGGGGTACCCCCAACCCCTGAGCTCCTCCAGGGCCACAGCATGCTCTGAGGGATCGGTAAACCagggagagacctccaggaaAGGGGCAAAAACCCTCACAGGaataggggaggggaaaaaaactcaGGAGAATCAAACCAGAAATGGAGCAGAACCCTCTGGGAGTGGGGAAAAAGAAGCCCTGGAAGTAAGGCAAAGAAAACCAGGAATGGGGTAGAAAAAAACCAAGGGAATGGGGCATGAAACCCCAGGAATGAGGCAAACCCCTCGGgaatgaggggggaaaaagcccTCAGGAATGGGGCAGAACCCTTGCAGGAACGAGGAAGAATCCCACGGGAATGGGGCAGGGTGAGAATGGAGACAATTtacctccccccttcccccctagGGATAGGGGGACCCCAGTCCTGAAACCCCTCTGAGACCACAGCATCTCCCAAGGGGATGAATTTGAGGTGTtaacctcccccctcccccccccccccccccccccgaaggACTGGGGTAAAATCGCCAGGAACGAGGCAGAACCCCCCCGGGAATGGGGCAGGGAAGGATTTTCTAGAGGTAGCAGCACtccacacacccccacccccccccctccgaAGCCAACTCCCCCCCAGACTCACCCCCATCACTCGGTTCTTGCCCTTGGGCAGGGTCTCAGCCGTGTACATCACTGCTCGGCTGCCCAGCCGCAGGCTCCCCATCCCCTGCATGGGAGCAGTGGGGGGGTCACTGggacccccccacacacacacctctggTCCCGGAGCCAGCTCCGGTGTCCTCCGGGGCCAACAGTAGGAgccccccccttctcccccccccctttccccttcccctccccgctCCCAACCCCAGCCCCACCCCTCCTCAGCGGATTCCCATTGGCGCAACGCGGCTGatgtcagaggctgcagcatcccCGGGGGCACCGCCCAGGCCAGGCGTGAACATCCCCC contains these protein-coding regions:
- the LOC135186028 gene encoding membrane-spanning 4-domains subfamily A member 12-like isoform X1 — encoded protein: MQGMGSLRLGSRAVMYTAETLPKGKNRVMGTIQIMTGFMHIGFGIVLTTLTNVYTSVFVIGEIPFLGGVSFIISGCLSIGAEKSPTECAVKGSQTMNVISAIFALLGIVAFIVDLNLNGLYRSSFNYYSYLVLLAGNGISIVLLIFTILEFCIAVATANFWCRATRLSSNEAMLIVPSATQADLAVPMADLPQPPSYTEVIYDPKEQPS
- the LOC135186028 gene encoding membrane-spanning 4-domains subfamily A member 12-like isoform X2 encodes the protein MQGMGSLRLGSRAVMYTAETLPKGKNRVMGTIQIMTGFMHIGFGIVLTTLTNVYTSVFVIGEIPFLGGVSFIISGCLSIGAEKSPTECAVKGSQTMNVISAIFALLGIVAFIVDLNLNGLYRSSFNYYSYLVLGMASPSCCSSSPSWSSASPWPLPTSGAGQLASAPTRPC